The following are encoded together in the Silurus meridionalis isolate SWU-2019-XX chromosome 2, ASM1480568v1, whole genome shotgun sequence genome:
- the echs1 gene encoding enoyl-CoA hydratase, mitochondrial, producing the protein MAMFCRSAASLLKPVHFLPSALAVVRQSSSGGQYQYILVDKKGEKKNVGFIQLNRPKALNALCDGLMLEVGKALDIFEQDTEVGAVVITGSDKAFAAGADIKEMQNKTFQECILGNFLAHWNKVATVRKPVIAAVNGFALGGGCELAMMCDIIYAGEKAQFGQPEILLGTIPGAGGTQRLTRAVGKSLAMEMVLTGDRISAQEAKQSGLVSKVFPVDQLVSEAVKCGEKIASNSKLISALAKEVVNAAFELTLTEGNRFEKRLFHATFATEDRKEGMTAFVEKRKADFQDK; encoded by the exons ATGGCAATGTTTTGCAGATCAGCCGCTTCACTTTTAAAACCAGTTCACTTTTTGCCTTCAGCACTTGCAGTTGTCCGGCAAAGCAGCTCAG gtgGACAGTACCAGTATATACTGGTTGACAAAAAAGGTGAAAAGAAGAATGTTGGTTTTATACAGTTAAACAGACCAAAGGccttgaatgctctctgtgatggcCTAATGCTCGAGGTAGGGAAGGCCTTGGACATCTTTGAACAGGACACTGAGGTTGGTGCCGTAGTCATCACAGGCAGTGACAAAGCTTTTGCAG cgGGTGCTGACATCAAAGAGATgcagaacaaaacatttcaggaaTGCATCCTTGGCAACTTTTTGGCACACTGGAACAAAGTAGCAACGGTTAGGAAGCCAGTCATAGCTGCTGTAAATGGATTTGCT CTTGGAGGAGGCTGCGAGTTGGCCATGATGTGTGACATAATCTATGCTGGAGAAAAAGCACAGTTTGGACAGCCTGAAATTTTGTTAGGAACCATTCCag gtGCTGGTGGTACCCAGAGGCTCACTCGGGCTGTGGGAAAGTCACTGGCCATGGAGATGGTCCTTACAGGAGACCGGATCTCAGCGCAGGAGGCCAAACAATCTG GTCTGGTAAGCAAAGTGTTTCCTGTGGACCAGCTGGTATCTGAAGCAGTCAAATGTGGAGAGAAAATTGCAAGTAATTCTAAGCTGATCTCAGCCCTGGCAAAGGAAGTTGTCAATGCAG CTTTTGAACTCACCCTGACTGAAGGCAATCGGTTTGAGAAGAGATTGTTCCATGCCACTTTTGCTACA GAGGACAGAAAAGAGGGCATGACGGCATTTGTTGAAAAGAGGAAAGCTGATTTCCAGGACAAGTAA